In one Lysobacter alkalisoli genomic region, the following are encoded:
- a CDS encoding M23 family metallopeptidase, producing the protein MTPVKRLQLRLSSLVLLGVFVTAAQAAPNFQLPVCGKSSTQWRVSNWKGHNPARAADLNWGSGDADLGKPVAAAAAGTVIKAAYDTNTGYGNNIVIDHGNGWRTRYAHLRSMAVSKGQTVKRGQRIGAVGKSSAKYTFPAHLHYEQIYNGTVRDPIINGVTVAYGTVRYFSAGDCNTGTSTATGTVKTNGANLNVRSGPSTSYSVVGSLANGTKVTIYCQKSGQSITGYYGTSSIWNRIGSGKWIPDAYTYTGSSGFVAPKC; encoded by the coding sequence ATGACTCCAGTCAAACGTTTGCAGCTCCGCCTGTCGTCACTCGTCCTGCTCGGCGTGTTCGTCACCGCTGCGCAGGCCGCTCCCAACTTCCAGTTGCCGGTTTGCGGCAAGAGCAGCACGCAATGGCGGGTTAGCAACTGGAAAGGCCACAACCCGGCACGCGCGGCCGATCTCAACTGGGGATCCGGGGACGCCGATCTAGGCAAGCCCGTCGCAGCGGCGGCGGCCGGTACCGTGATCAAGGCGGCCTATGACACCAATACCGGCTACGGCAACAACATCGTCATCGACCACGGCAACGGCTGGCGGACACGGTATGCGCACCTGCGCTCGATGGCCGTCTCGAAGGGGCAGACGGTAAAGCGTGGCCAGAGGATCGGCGCGGTCGGCAAGAGCAGCGCGAAATACACGTTCCCGGCACATCTGCACTACGAACAGATCTACAACGGCACCGTGCGCGACCCCATCATCAACGGCGTGACGGTTGCCTACGGTACCGTCAGATACTTCTCCGCCGGGGACTGCAACACCGGCACCAGCACGGCGACCGGCACGGTCAAGACCAACGGCGCCAACCTCAACGTGCGGTCGGGCCCGAGCACCAGTTATTCGGTCGTCGGCAGCCTCGCCAACGGCACCAAGGTGACGATCTACTGCCAGAAGAGCGGCCAGTCGATCACCGGCTACTACGGCACCAGTTCGATCTGGAACCGAATCGGCAGCGGCAAGTGGATTCCGGATGCCTACACCTACACCGGGTCAAGCGGCTTCGTCGCTCCCAAGTGCTGA